The DNA window TTGTACTTCAAAGCCGACAACATTCACTAAGTTTTAAGACTTGATTGATGGAGCATGGAGGGCTACTTTTGTATAACTCAAGATTAAGATTAGACTAGACTTCGCTGTttatcaaaagagaaaaaaaaaaatagaaattaagaaaagaaaatacagaTTAGGTTCTTAATTAAGACTTGAAGCTTATAACCTTAAAAGGCTAATTACTAGCTAGATTGAAGAGGAGGAGGGATCGAAGTTCACCTTAAAAGATTAATTTCGACATTCTTTTAGTTTACCAATAGAGATTCGTATGAATATTAGTTTAAATACAAGAACACCTTATATAACACCACAGTGTCTTGCATGTAAAGTCAcagaacaagaaaataattagcaCAAGCAGCCTGAAAAAGGGTTTACGATGAAAGACAAAATTAAAGGAAGGATGGGATTACACCAGTTTTTAAACTATCTTAATCCAGAAGTTTAAGCAGCAGATGGCGCAGAGATGTAGGAAATGGCAGGCCCAGGCTTGGAAGACAAGATGGATGACCTCGACAATGTTTCTTCTTGATCTGGAACTGAGTTCTCAGCCTTGAAATCGAGGGACTCGTTATTATATATGTCCCACCATCTTGCCACTAGCATCTTGATGTCCTCTCTGTCCATGTTAGCTTCCTTGCCAGTGTATCTCCAAGGTTTTGAAccctatatttttgtttttccaaaaatAGAAGAGATCAAAAGGAGTCCAAATCAAGAATATACACATAATAAATGTAATTTATTTGATGGGATTTAGAACTGAAGATGGTATTTGGTGTTATTCAGAGAAGGAGATCACTACTTACAGCAGCACAGTAGTGAACCACTTTAACCTTTTCGACCTCCACATTCTCAGGATGTCGCCATAACATGGCTAAAACCAGGTTGTACATTAGAGGGATCGGCTTGTATGTTTTTTGGAAAAACATATTTAAGAAATCCTGCCATATCCACAAGcaaatcagaaaattataaattaacaagctgttctttgttgttaaatattaatttgctaATAATTTCCTACTTCGCCAGCCTGAGTGTCACTCTACTAATCCCTCACTACAATTATTTTCGTGTGCCTCACACATTTAACTCTCAATCTATCACAACCCACTTTTACTTTGTGATTTGATTTAAGATTCCCTGCTTGTTCTTCCATCCATTTAGGGTTTATGTACTTTAATTTCATACATAAATGCTGTGACTTACTTGCTCGGCAAATGGGGTTGGTGGGGTAATCTGGAGAGTTTCAAGAAGGCTCTCATAAGTCAAACGACTaggctcaaagacaaacatcCCGGCATTGAAGTACAAGGGAGGAGGAGAGCCCATCTCAGCAGGCCACGTCACCTTTTCCGGGCACTGCTGGCAGTAACCGATAGAGTATTGTGGTGAGTGGCTCCAGGTTTTCTCACAGAAGCAGTCCATCACAGCATAGAAGTAGCCATCTTGGGTGTCAAATAGATGGTCTATATTCTCGAACACTTGGATATCAGCATCCAGATACATCATCTTGCTGTAGTCCTCGAACTGTGCATACAAGAAAATCAAGCAAACATATACTTTTATATGACCATTTGCTACATAAACAACCAACTTTTGGCGACCAACTTGTGTCGCAAGCTGAGGTAGAGACCTTCTTTTTTACTAGAGACAGAATAAACACTAAGGTATCTTAATCCTATGCATGAATAGAGACCTTTTTATTCCTATACAGTATCTGTACATCTCATCTATTTAAgtctaattaattataaaaattaggattgattttataaattaattatgttggGTTTTGGAATTCAAGCTCTGGTAAACATCATTTGATTATACACACACTTGCACAGAAGCATATATTACTTGAGATACAAGTTAAAATAACCTCATTATGAACTCGACGgctttgaaaattaataatagcttgttaaaaaaaatacagaaaataaGTCACACCAGTTTGAATGTATAAACTCCACATTTTTGTCGCTAGAAGTGTCTGTGTActgtattaattaatatattataccATAAAAGAAGAGTAATTAATCAGAAAAAGTTGTACTATAAGTTTATAAGATTATGCTAAGGCACATACATTCCAAATGCGGAGCTTGGAGTAGTTGATCACGTAGTAGGCCATGGCAAACTGAATCTGGTTCTCAGGTGGATAAATAGGCTCAATCTCACGAACAATGCAACCCTGAGACCTCAAAATGTCACGGTGTTCCTCAGGCACATCTGGCAACATTGCTACCACCAGAGGGTACGCACTCTTCACCCTGCGCAAACCCTTCGCCAACCCAACTACCCCTTTAACGTAATCCCCATTTCCGGCTAAAAATGTTACAAAGGCCCTTTTAGAGTAGCCATGGCTGGCCGTGGAAACCTTGCCGGTGCAGGAAATCACATCCATGGGCACTCCTGGAGCCATAGTACTTGAGATTTTTTAAGCTTAATATATACTATGAATATAGTACAAGGTTATTTGGAATGTGTTAGAGAGGCAAAGAAGATTGGTGTGGTTGAGGTTTCTTGGGAAAGGAAACCAGCAACGCTAAGAATGGTCCTGGCGCTAATTAGAATGCCCCTGGCCTCCTTAAATAGAACTAAAATGTGGTCTAAATTCATGCCAAATGAACTCTAAATGCAACTCCATAGTGTCCTTTTCACGCTTATCATGAACTAGTATTGTTTTGTAAAAGTAACGTGGGGGTGGTATGATGTTAATATTAGATACACCAAGTTTAACGGTTCGATGTAGTGATCAATTTACTTGTCTTCTAGCTTATACAGGTCCATTAAAAAAGAATGTTACGAGTATGGAGAATCTTTTGACACAACTATTAAATCTGGTAAAgttagagggtgtttggaagtgtggtagctgttgcttttcaaatagcttttcgtgccgaaaagcatgccaataatgttttttttattttttaaaaattatttttgatatcagcacatcaaaacgatccagaaagtacaaaccaaactcaattttagcaaaaaaaaaaaaaaaagtttgaattttttcgaaAAGCAGGTCACACCTCAATCCCAAACGGCCTCTTAATCTGATAAAGTTAGtcaatcttaaaattttttaacttgatttttttttctaacttaaatttttatttaaatcatgtggGATCTAATTCAACTTAAATCGATTAATTTCATGTGTCTAAATATAACCTTGATGACTAGTAAAAGCATgacttcatttaaaaaaaaaaaaaaaactttaagatgatattttttaaaaaaaaatatattgagacgataataaattaaatctacCCTGGTCCCTAGCGATTTCAGTCATGAACTATATTGaatttaatagtattttttaaaaactattttctttaattatataataaaaatagatgctaATCAAAATTGATCACCAACCGAAAAATAGACACTTATTTGAGACAATGATAATCCTATTAAATGCAAACAAAAATACATCATGCATTATATTTCTTGACCGATATAATATTGaagttgcaaaaaaaataactaaaaaaaattaaaagaaaaaaaaacatattcggCTTGTATGTAAACTCGTCAAACCTGTAAATCGAGTAAACAGGGCTAGCACACCAAACTTGCGAATCAGGTTATGGACTCCACTGagattataatatgtttttttgtttccaaaattatattttatttaactatctgataataaatttaaatgattgCAAAATCACACACCAATCTAATACcaagatgtttttttagatcacgataatcccataaaaagataaactaattataaaactaaattcttaattaaccaaacatcaaaggataaaatcgagaaaaaatcaatgaaaaaaaattaaacttgctaGACTCGTGAACCATGTCAAATAGTCAAACCTGTAAACAGGTTCAtgaactttataaagtttaataacaaggtttttctctaaaactatttttttgaaaatatatgagagaaaaatagaggataaaaaaaagatacatcATCAAACTCATAAACCGGAACAACCTAAGTTACTCTAACGAACTCGTAGATCGAGTCaactctatagaaaaaaataaataaattatgagacAGAATTCTCAACCAACCAcaccaatattaaaagatgaaatcgataataataaatttaaaaacaaaattcataaaaaaattcaataataaaaaaacaaaatattgtaGATTAGCATTGTAATCCACAATGCAATGGATGTTGATGAATAATGAAACCGAAATTGCCAAGGTgaacttgtcatttttctatTAGAACTaacttttttatcaaaattggcCAAGGCCATGTTTTTCTGGTCAAACCAAGGTGGCCAAACCCGTCCTTTTGCCAATTAAAACTAACTTTttagtcaaaattaaaaaaaaaaaaagttattttccgataaaattaaggttattataatcaaaatcatcatttttctgTCAAAACCAATTTCCAAGttaaaaatagtgaaaaccttcctttcattatcaaaacaaaatttaccatgatgaaattagataaaaataattttattggggTCAAATTCATAACTTGATggtcaaaatatttttcgtgggaatttgttttttttttttcaaatacaggTTTTTTATACTGATTCTAGCATTTTACCCAtatatctactaaaaaaaagatGCCACATTAGTATTTCAATGCCAAGCATATAAATACCATCTCATCTTTCCCTGCATCCTTAAAAAAGCAAAACGAGAATAGCAAAACCCTACACgttttagctttgtagttaATGGAGTTTTAAAAGTAGTTAAATCGGAGTTAATCTAATCAACTTTACGGCTAAGTCTTCAGaacaaaatagttttaatattttttaatattaaaataatataattttaaataaaataaaataaattcatgtaaCCAATGACACACGAGTGTTGGACCAGTGTTTTGGGTGGTGTACAAATTTTCAGGAATAGAAAAAATGAAGCCTTATCATCAAAATAGACCATTGAGATTTCACAGAAGATATTAGATGGAGGAGAGGTCATCATCAAGATCTATTGGGTGATCGACATGCCATTAAAGTATATTATCTTCCTCCAATTCACATATAAGTGGGAGTCACTTCTCCACATGAAAAATTCAAGCACCCAAGGTAGACGTGGGCCTCTTGAAGGAGAAGCTCAGCATGCAATGCCAAATCTCGGATGTTTCTTCGTGGTTGTGGGATTAGTTTGAGATCGTGTAAATTGACTTCGGATGTTTTTTTCGTGTGGTTGTGAAATTAGTTTGACATCCATGCAAATTTACTCATACATTCatgttaattgaaaaaaaaaaccaaaaacttttGTTAGGGCAACCTAATATACTTAAATTGGTTCAAATTAAGTCTTTTGGCTTCATTAATTACATGCAAAGgacttgaaattaataatgtacagagagagagatttgtAGGCTAAATTACCAGTTTAAGATATGTGAACATTGTATCTATATATCTAGACATAAACTAATCTGTATGTTCATGCTataataatgtataaaaattagaagtttTTTGGTATTGTTATAAACTAAAAATGAAATCGTTTATGAAACTTTtttccatcaaaataatttttttattaatgtattttttgtttattatattgAAAGTAATGTTTTTAACTTAGAATAATTGtttctgttaaaaaaatattttataatttttaaaacatattttaaaataattaaaatagtaaGTTCATATTTTATGTGTGATTGAaagctataaaataatttgtaaatgtgataaaatcatgctcaaaatctatttaaaaattttaagaaaaaaaaacgatattgaatgttcataaataattttttattagtattattattttcatattagttACGTAATAATtggaaacaaaatactaaagtccaaataaaaatctaaagtattatttaaaaaacatataaaaaatgcaGAGTAAGTGAATCACGatagtaactttttttttttaattataaagaaaaaaaaaagacagaataGAGTTAGGTCCAAGTATTAAAGAtatcttttgaaagaaaaaaattaaagcatatgATGCGTCGTTCATTTACCAAGTTTTTGACAGCCAAAATCATTTCTTTACCTAGTTTCTAGCAGCCTCTGTAGTCAGAAACAAGGTAAAAAGAtatctttgattattttttttaccaatcaaCTCatcttttaatcaattttttttttcaatttcattcctgaatatttaatttggatttatttttatatcaaatttaatccattttctatttattaatttttttttttgttttagatctttttttttgtttttatttttttcaatttcatctcttattattttgtgatatattgagaattttattttgttattttttagagtttgttttctataaaattaatctcAGACTCATGATTAAAATTACAAGTTTTGAATAGTAACACAGGTTAACTTCAGtattttgaatgttctttattaatttttttttttcatttctttaatgATTGTTTTCACTGTATTTATGTCTAGAAACTATGGACACACTGCTACCCAATGTTAACCTTTTCAAAGAGTGGTTAAGTTAGCAAATCACACAAAATCccctttaactttttttgttttatataataaaatattctctattcttttctttctttccttctttctagACAGAGAGTACTGGAAGTCTGGATAGAAGAAGAGAGGTTAGAAAAAGTGAAGAACCTTCAGAGCAATTTGAGGGAGGCATTGTGCCGTTGGGTAATTTGGAGCTTTATAAAGGAAGACAACAATGTTGATGAGATTCTCAGCATcctttctctgtgttttttctCTCAACATCTTTGGCTCGGATCATATAGTAAAAGTGGTAATCTTTCTATAGTATTTGCCtgcacttttttcttcttctttcgtatatatgtatataagaataactatatatatgtaAGTGGGTATACATATTCATAAAATCATTTgaatgtttcacaataaaacagatagaattttttttttctttgaattttcataaatagaaaaattgatTTGCTTTAACCATATTCTGATTGCTATATAATCTATATAAACTATAGATTAAATCAATCCTTCTGAGGCCCTTTCGTAGGTgttatgttaatattattttatataaaaataaatcaattattcaaTACCACGTTAATCCATCACtatatacaaattcaaaaaccCTTTATAAACTTTTAACGATTTAAATAATCATTACCATTTTAGAAGCTCCTGCTTTTAGCCATCCCGGAAAATGGAGTTCTCATAGATAATGGGATCCCATCTTATGATCTCCAAAGTTTTAGAAGATTTCATgtggtaattattttattttttaatgcacaAATCCAATGTGAATCACCTTTTCAAGTCCCCATATAGAGTGGTACAAAACTCTTGTGAAAAATCTACAACAATTATTGATAGATATTATAATAGgagagaaactaaaaaaacaaaatatttaatatgattCGATAATATATATCCACatgaataaaaaacttttacttttattatttcaaaataaagttACATGATATATATTGATAGCAGATTctaattctttcaaaaaaatcctAGTCATCCAAGAAATATTAATAATCCTAGTAGTTTCGCTTTGCTTCACTCGGCACGCTCCATTCTAGCATTTGTTTATGATTCACAAACTAcaataaaactttatttattatatattaagagagaaaaaaaaaagataatcacTTTAAATTGTCGAATTGTTTTGGTATATGAACTTtactttgtatttatacttttatttgatttttttttagtataagaTCCCAAATACATGAAcataacatacaaaaaaaaatttgaaagaaaaacattacatgtttgtttgtgtttgataGCGTaagtatgatatatatatatatatatatatatatatatatatatatagttcaggACAATATTATTAAGAACTTGGAAGCATGCAAAAGCAAGAGCAAGAGCAATGAGAACTCAAGTACGATTGAATGTTCGGTTACATGCTACACAGCCTGATTTTTAAAACCAGCATGGAGAAAGTGCGACTCTCTACCGGTAGCAGGGATGTTATATCACATAGCGATATCATCGGTGGAGATTTTGTTATCGGCGGCAGGCTACACCGTCCAGTGATGGGAGGAGCTGTCCGGTCTCCTAAAGTATGCTTAGAAGGAGCATTAAAATTGAAACCCTATACGCTATCAAACAATCCATTGATTTGCTTCCAATACAACATTTTATAACCAACTTAAATAccaaataatctttttattcaaaagttTACATTGATGGATGacacttcattaatttttattttattttattttaattaaaaaaaaaaaagggagcgGTAGATTTTAGATTCTCAATACTTAAACAAAAAGGCTTTgataatatttcaatataaaaattaagaagacaATTGAGGTCCCAAGGGTGGaaccagaaaataaaattaaaaagaattaaaatttcagttattttattatttaggctaaaaatataaatattattaagaaaaaatctcGAAAAACAATTTCGTTGCATAGAACAAAATCCCTGATAGCCCTCCTGTCTCTACCCCTGGTCCCaagaatattgtttttatatgaaatctGTATGATATTTATCcatcatcacaaaaaaaaaaaaaataaataaataaataaatttgaatctaAATAGGCTATGGTCAAGAACGCAGAAAAAGGGAAAATGGATCAAGGA is part of the Populus alba chromosome 10, ASM523922v2, whole genome shotgun sequence genome and encodes:
- the LOC118045443 gene encoding galactinol synthase 1 is translated as MAPGVPMDVISCTGKVSTASHGYSKRAFVTFLAGNGDYVKGVVGLAKGLRRVKSAYPLVVAMLPDVPEEHRDILRSQGCIVREIEPIYPPENQIQFAMAYYVINYSKLRIWNFEDYSKMMYLDADIQVFENIDHLFDTQDGYFYAVMDCFCEKTWSHSPQYSIGYCQQCPEKVTWPAEMGSPPPLYFNAGMFVFEPSRLTYESLLETLQITPPTPFAEQDFLNMFFQKTYKPIPLMYNLVLAMLWRHPENVEVEKVKVVHYCAAGSKPWRYTGKEANMDREDIKMLVARWWDIYNNESLDFKAENSVPDQEETLSRSSILSSKPGPAISYISAPSAA